A region from the Wansuia hejianensis genome encodes:
- a CDS encoding SGNH/GDSL hydrolase family protein, with the protein MEQESFVIRRLAALYKAEFVPLQDVLDRAAEQYGIREMTVDGIHLTGRGDRILAEQWYRSFTDQAVKT; encoded by the coding sequence ATGGAACAGGAGAGTTTCGTGATCCGCCGGCTCGCAGCTCTGTATAAGGCAGAATTCGTCCCACTGCAGGATGTGCTGGACCGGGCGGCAGAGCAGTACGGGATCAGAGAGATGACAGTGGACGGGATTCATCTGACAGGCCGGGGGGACAGGATTCTGGCGGAACAATGGTATCGCAGCTTCACAGATCAGGCGGTTAAGACTTAA